One window of the Streptomyces sp. ITFR-21 genome contains the following:
- a CDS encoding tellurite resistance TerB family protein, protein MALWDRFKESAQGMQTQLTAKKNDLKSGAFRDASMAMCALVAAADGSVDPAERQRVATLIGTNDVLQNFPALDLQRRFDDYLTKLTSDFDFGKVAILQEIAKAKKKPTEARAVIQIGIVIGGADGVFDKSEQAVVREACFAVGLDPAEFDL, encoded by the coding sequence ATGGCCCTGTGGGACCGCTTCAAGGAATCCGCCCAAGGCATGCAGACCCAGCTCACCGCGAAGAAGAACGACCTCAAGAGCGGCGCCTTCCGCGACGCCAGCATGGCCATGTGCGCCCTGGTGGCCGCCGCCGACGGCTCGGTCGACCCCGCCGAGCGGCAGCGCGTCGCCACGTTGATCGGCACCAACGACGTCCTGCAGAACTTCCCCGCGCTGGACCTCCAGCGCCGCTTCGACGACTACCTCACCAAGCTGACCTCCGACTTCGATTTCGGCAAGGTGGCGATCCTGCAGGAGATCGCCAAGGCGAAGAAGAAGCCCACCGAAGCGCGGGCGGTCATCCAGATCGGTATCGTCATCGGCGGCGCGGACGGTGTCTTCGACAAGTCCGAGCAGGCGGTCGTGCGTGAGGCGTGTTTCGCGGTGGGCCTCGATCCGGCGGAGTTCGACCTCTGA